A segment of the Halocatena salina genome:
GTCTCTTGTGTGGTGACCATCTCTGATGTGTCGACGTGGATGGTCATCCGGAAGGTCCCCTCCCGAACGGCCTGGTCGAGGGCTTCGATGTTGACATTGCGTTCGAAGAGGAACGACGTTACCTCAGCGACAATGCCAGTATCGTCCTCGCCTACGATCGTGATTTCGGTCAGTCCGTCTGTCATGCTATCAGCCCCGCGTTGACGCTTTCAGTTATCATTTGTCTCGTTACATCGTGCGCCACTGTATTGCAAAAGAATTCATGTGTATATGTGGCGACCTTTAGTACATACATCGGTCTCACTATTCACTGGACGAAAGCTGACAGTGACGATACGGCGCGTGAGTGGGCTGTAGAACGGAAGAATGTGATGTTCACAAAGGCAGCACAATGAAATTCTGAGGGTGATGACGAGGCAGTCTGTCCGAGTGTCGAAGGTCCGAGTCTCCGGCCTTGCCGCCTCGTGCTATCCTTGGTGAACGTTTCGAACATCTCCGGGCGAAACCGGTTCGATAGCCTCTAGAAACAACTCGACCCTAGTCGGTCATCGCGATCGCTTCGATCTCTATCGCTGCCCCTTTCGGCACATTCCCGACTTCGACCGCACTACGCGCGGGCGGCTCTTCGCCGAAGAACTCGCTGTAGACCTCGTTAAACTCCTCGAAGTCGTCGATGTCATTGAGGAAGACGGTCGTTTTGAGGACATCGTCTAGGGAGCCATCTTCCGAGACAAGAATCGCCTCCACGTTTTCGAGACACTGTTTCGTCTGCTCGGCAACCGGGGCATCGTCGAGTAGCTCACCGTCCGGTGTGAGTGGGAGTTGTCCTGCGGTGACGATGAGGTCGCCGTTGATCGTTGCCTGACTGTACGCGCCAACCGCTGCTGGCGCATCCGAAGTACTGATCGTGCGCTTCATAGCCAGCCGTTCTGGACGATCTGTATTAAATCCATCCCGGGATGGAACTCATTACACATCATGTAAATAATCATAACTATTGTGCTGAAATCGGCTTGCACATAAGATACTTACTACCATTGCACCTGGTTGGGATATGACGTTTCGACAGTCACTCGATCAGATAGCTCCCGGCGTAGCCGAAGCCACCGAACTCGAACGCGAACGGCAGGAATCCACGCTCGGAATGATCGCATCGGAGAACCACGTCTCCCAGGCCGTTCTCGAATCCCAGGGCAGCGTCCTGACGAACAAGTACGCGGAAGGATATCCCGGCAGTCGGTACTACGGTGGCTGCCAGCACGTCGACACCGTTGAGCAACTCACCATTGACTATGCCAAGGAACTCTTCGGCGCCGACCACGTGAACGTCCAGCCACACAGCGGGACGCAGGCCAACATGGCCGTCTACTTTGCCGCCCTCGAACCGGGTGATAAGATACTCTCGCTGTCGCTCTCACACGGTGGACACCTCTCGCACGGCCACAGCGTCAATTTCTCCGGCCAGCTCTACAACGTCAGGCAGTACGAGGTAGACCCCGAAACGGGGTATATCGACTACGACGACCTGGCGGCGATGGCAAATGAGTTTGATCCGGACATGGTCGTCAGTGGGTCCTCGGCGTACCCCCGCGAGTTCGACTACGCACGCATCGGTGAGGTTGCTGACAAAAATGACGCCGATCACCTCGCTGATATCGCGCACGTGACGGGACTCATCGC
Coding sequences within it:
- a CDS encoding Rid family detoxifying hydrolase; the encoded protein is MKRTISTSDAPAAVGAYSQATINGDLIVTAGQLPLTPDGELLDDAPVAEQTKQCLENVEAILVSEDGSLDDVLKTTVFLNDIDDFEEFNEVYSEFFGEEPPARSAVEVGNVPKGAAIEIEAIAMTD
- the glyA gene encoding serine hydroxymethyltransferase, with the translated sequence MTFRQSLDQIAPGVAEATELERERQESTLGMIASENHVSQAVLESQGSVLTNKYAEGYPGSRYYGGCQHVDTVEQLTIDYAKELFGADHVNVQPHSGTQANMAVYFAALEPGDKILSLSLSHGGHLSHGHSVNFSGQLYNVRQYEVDPETGYIDYDDLAAMANEFDPDMVVSGSSAYPREFDYARIGEVADKNDADHLADIAHVTGLIAAGVHSSPVEYANFVTGSTHKTIRAGRGGIIMCDEEHADEIDSAVFPGAQGGPLMHNIAGKAAGFSEALTDGFQVHAEQVVANAKTLADVFQRQGLSLVSGGTDKHLLLVDLRESHPDLTGKEAEELLSDVGIIVNKNTVPGETRSPMVTSGIRVGTPALTTRGFEADEMKTVGQLIVEVLDNPESDIVRDRVSTTVDELCEEFPIYE